A window of Babesia microti strain RI chromosome III, complete genome contains these coding sequences:
- a CDS encoding hypothetical protein (overlaps_old_locusTagID:BBM_III01760) yields MVCVLMIHTFKLDVVVGRLYVKLYSACRGTPECYRDRSLVFGVGNFCKLLTTSLPAVHVGVSHA; encoded by the coding sequence ATGGTTTGTGTCTTGATGATCCATACTTTCAAGTTGGATGTTGTAGTGGGACGGTTGTATGTGAAGCTGTATTCAGCTTGTCGCGGCACTCCTGAGTGTTATCGTGACAGATCGCTGGTTTTTGGTGttggtaatttttgtaaactACTAACCACAAGCCTACCGGCGGTTCACGTGGGTGTGTCTCACGCTTGA
- a CDS encoding hypothetical protein (overlaps_old_locusTagID:BBM_III01765) gives MDKIVKNNYARTRFIQNKTKYFQPLNTLMGLVNKPKFIAVRYCEIAHLGEYKAIKASARRKRIAKRGKFPDINPPHEYSSTLGDPIFYTLESLPRILKDASDKRFTHMSYWIQVCDKLRKVKDILNIHHLLTCIKCIIDVNHYDPHLFKELTREFSDDFHLLSLSEIGILLRCYVVSNCKPIELLDKSLDTLASTIHNELNDQSNKAIESSSKSYVEGLLDNLSAKFTINHDKDLDMSAGVCDSQDSMTQALAHISMSLSYYSYITPNTNTLLSLYIIKFWKNFTVPYFLSILRSLKISDEYFYNNSDVYRALLSSINSFCQYKLPILYSDDDNLIWGFKDIYKRVSNCNYASTNDITKLHDYKILSIVDTLIHLCDMISIISDLRTKIKFDVWFEGYIFSNIDTLLVSLISEYNYSKSVLKASKNDVKEADNINCNNILKEYSMRRSFLNYAFAYAITKCSSAINSHLMAKINKHSISPFEIKQRSVDKYHLEFTTSEKIKFPSPPNWIYCYENIELDNTQLKIMNQCNEQIVHIVYESDPIDIVKMFENIVFLMKKVENVKSNDDALYEYLDSLSLEIIRKFQSIGSNYLRRLKNAVDVANYNNEYLNFYFAKYTHINSAAR, from the exons ATGGACAAGAtagttaaaaataattatgcGCGTACAAGATTTATCCAGAACAagacaaaatattttcagcCATTAAATACATTGATGGGATTGGTCAATAAACCAAAATTTATAGCAGTTCGTTATTGCGAAATTGCGCACTTAGGAGAGTATAAAGCAATAAAAGCGTCTGCAAGAAGGAAGAGGATTGCTAAAAGGGGTAAATTTCCAGATATTAATCCTCCTCACGAATATTCATCGACTTTGGGAGATCCAATCTTTTATACATTAGAAAGTCTTCCTCGTATTTTAAAAGATGCTTCCGATAAAAGATTCACTCACATGAGTTATTGGATTCAGGTTT GCGATAAATTGAGGAAAGTTAAggatatattaaatatacatcATCTTTTGACGTGtataaaatgtattattgATGTTAACCATTATGACCCTCATTTATTTAAAGAGCTGACTAGAGAATTTTCAGATGATTTTCATTTGCTAAGTTTGAGTGAAATTGGCATACTTTTAAGGTGTTATGTGGTTTCTAATTGCAAACCTATTGAACTATTGGATAAATCGCTAGATACATTAGCATCTACAATACACAATGAATTAAATGACCAGTCAAATAAAGCAATTGAATCATCATCAAAGTCATATGTAGAAGGtttattggataatttatcaGCTAAATTTACTATAAACCATGATAAAGATTTGGATATGTCTGCAGGAGTGTGTGATAGTCAAGATTCAATGACCCAAGCACTCGCCCATATTTCAATGTCTCTATCATACTATTCTTATATAACCCCAAATACCAATACATTACTTTCCctttatattattaaattttggaagAACTTTACAGTCCCATACTTCTTATCTATATTAAGAtctttaaaaatatctgatgaatatttttacaacaaTTCAGATGTCTACAGGGCACTTTTGTCGTCgattaattcattttgtcaatataaattgccaatattGTATTctgatgatgataatttaatttggGGATTCAAGGATATTTACAAAAGAGTCAGTAACTGTAACTATGCATCCACGAATGATATAACTAAATTACATGATTATAAAATTCTTTCAATTGTCGATACTCTTATTCATTTATGTGATATGATTTCCATCATTTCCGATTTGCGTactaaaatcaaatttgatgtATGGTTTGAAggatatattttttcaaacaTAGATACACTGTTGGTATCTCTAATCTCGGAATATAACTATTCAAAATCTGTACTTAaag CTTCTAAAAATGATGTGAAGGAGGCAGATAATATCAATTgcaataacattttaaaaGAGTATTCTATGAGAAGATCATTTCTTAATTATGCATTTGCGTATGCTATTACAAAATGCTCATCTGCTATTAATTCTCATCTTATGGCAAAG ATTAATAAGCATTCGATTTCGCCCTTTGAGATAAAACAAAGGAGTGTGGATAAATACCATCTGGAATTTACAACTAGCGAGAAAATTAAATTCCCATCCCCGCCTAATTGGATATACTGTTATGAAAACATTGAACTGGATAACacacaattaaaaataatgaatcaGTGTAATGAACAAATAGTTCATATTGTATATGAATCTGACCCTATAGATATAGTTAAAATGTTTGAAAacattgtatttttaatgaaaaaa GttgaaaatgtaaaatCGAATGATGATGCATTGTATGAGTATTTGGATTCATTATCCCTTGAGATTATAAGAAAATTTCAATCTATTggatcaaattatttgcgAAGATTAAAAAACGCAGTCGATGTAGCAAATTACAAT AAtgaatatctaaatttttatttcgCCAAATATACCCATATTAATAGTGCAGCAAGATAA
- a CDS encoding conserved Plasmodium protein, unknown function (overlaps_old_locusTagID:BBM_III01770;~overlaps_old_locusTagID:BBM_III01775), whose amino-acid sequence MVLVYLCTLFSLLQNSSATIGEFPIAKGKVQMQHLEIAKDRNSTATILFNGNKSYAIGTDSFDTFTISQDGSPIISVNTLDNITLNMESLSARNIDLYGDFKILGTPQFKTVIIESFFQSQVNGWVYSITNAPVDNNMITQCGGQYILGGFGKLAMGEIYKVFTDIPPHKLLRIKANVHFIDRWAGESCYLKMDIGKDGSMEYVWTERNYNSDSAINICGGTQGESKFSVNVDVTIPHTSNSVKLAFGSTVQHENKMVQSWGISIVEIIIR is encoded by the exons ATGGTTCTTGTATACTTGTGTACACTATTCTCCTTATTACAGAATTCATCTGCGACAATTGGCGAATTTCCTATAGCCAAAGGCAAAGTTCAGATGCAACACCTCGAAATTGCAAAAGATAGGAATTCTACAGCAACGATTTTATTCAATGGAAACAAATCATATGCAATTGGCACAGATTCCTTCGATACTTTCACGATCAGTCAAGACGGTTCGCCAATTATTTCAGTCAACACACTTGATAATATAACTTTAAATATGGAATCCTTATCCGCGAG aaatattgatttatatgGAGATTTTAAGATTTTAGGAACACCTCAATTTAAAActgtaataattgaatcattttttcaatCGCAAGTAAATGGATGGGTTTACTCAATCACAAACGCTCCAGTTGACAACAATATGATTACACAATGTGGAGGCCAATATATCCTCGGTGGGTTTGGTAAATTAGCAATG ggtgaaatatataaagtATTTACAGATATCCCTCCTCATAAATTACTCCGTATTAAAGCTAATGTTCATTTTATTGATAGATGG gcaGGAGAATCATGTTACTTAAAAATGGATATAGGTAAAGATGGATCCATGGAATACGTATGGACAGAAAG GAATTATAATAGCGATAgtgcaataaatatttgtggaG GAACCCAGGGAGAATCCAAATTCAGTGTAAACGTG GATGTTACAATTCCTCATACATCAAATTCAGTAAAATTGg catTTGGAAGTACAGTACAACATGAAAATAAGATGGTACAATCGTGGGGa ATATCTATTGtagaaattattatacgATGA
- a CDS encoding conserved Plasmodium protein, unknown function (overlaps_old_locusTagID:BBM_III01775): MGGEINSQSTNKVLEHFILTKFDPLLTIVKELNDRLHLSDKENFKLEKRVAHIEKQLELLTKDQNYKFSPIVETQADPHNSLQILETDPSLVPPWLFSCKIGTPSSSIQALLNISNANTIELDVTSWLREESMWLDLLEQLPKNISPIIVESSQLQTLRQHARRALLDLSHGEALMILRNVPGKHQVSSQPTTITLQLWHQLFQKHLREWKQLNLKIWEEFVLF; encoded by the exons ATGGGCGGGGAAATTAATTCTcaatcaacaaataaagTGTTAGAACACtttattttaacaaaatttgatcCTCTCCTAACTATAGTCAAAGAATTGAACGATCGTTTACATTTATCGGACAAAG aaaattttaaactaGAAAAACGAGTGGCACATATAGAAAAACAACTTGAACTTTTAACTAAAgatcaaaattacaaattttcacCTATCGTTGAGACACAAGCGGATCCACACA ATTCACTGCAAATACTTGAAACAGATCCATCATTAGTACCTCCATGGCTTTTTTCATGTAAAATTGGAACTCCTTCATCGTCTATTCAAGCATTGCTCAATATTTCTAATGCTAATACAATTGAATTAGATGTTACATCGTGGTTAAGAGAG GAAAGCATGTGGCTAGATTTATTAGAACAACTTCCCAAAA ATATTTCACCTATCATTGTAGAATCGTCTCAATTACAAACTTTAAGACAACATG CAAGAAGAGCTTTGTTAGATTTATCTCATGGTGAAGCCCTTATGATTTTAAGAAATGTCCCAGGAAAACATCAAGTTTCTAGTCAGCCTACTACAATAACTCTT CAATTATGGCATCAGCTGTTTCAGAAGCATTTAAG aGAGTGGAAGCAATTGAACCTCAAAATTTGGGAAGAGTTTGTGTTGTTTTAG
- a CDS encoding hypothetical protein (overlaps_old_locusTagID:BBM_III01780) — MDDNPSIYSYSFDEFARSILNKCKSSEDVDIGVIKSAIEHLLDKSINDVISDTNAKNESVDRGNNLYDIASAHYKEAISNKNDISKIKLFSSEMNNTCNLLEILCSKIGANFGKYFDYIADGLHKYRSINNLVKNSDLIIKIIALPCEIDYALECYEYDRAFDLISFSNNLNHFFENVPFMSKAKQKIENNKQNLHDSLCEELALESDITRLTKYISLLRKLEITSEMDVRRMFINKRSSSINDKILRIEIDPNNLHLVFSTCVDIILKDTYEFVIFYKTLFGCLDDSISKATIDIIIDILNIIKNSYNFKRRDDSNNEDKNNVDYSSNISKLLEICETYSQIGLDFTCLVYSILQ, encoded by the exons ATGGATGATAATCCATCTATATATTCTTATtcatttgatgaatttgctCGATCAATATTGAATAAG TGTAAATCTTCTGAGGATGTTGATATTGGAGTAATCAAATCTGCCATCGAGCATCTTCTAGACAAGAGTATCAATGATGTTATATCTGACACt AATGCTAAAAATGAATCGGTAGATCGTGGAAATAACCTATATGACATTGCTTCTGCTCATTATAAAGAAGCTATTTCAAATAAGAATGATATTTCAAAGATTAAACTTTTTTCGTCTGAAATGAACAATACATGCAATCTCTTAGAAATTTTGTGTTCTAAAATTGGAGCAAATTTTGGA AAATATTTCGATTATATAGCAGACGGGTTGCACAAATATAgatcaattaataatttagttaaGAATAGCGATTTGATAATCAAG ataataGCATTACCTTGTGAAATAGATTACGCGCTAGAATGCTATGAATATGACAGGGCATTTGacttaatttcattttctAAT AATcttaatcatttttttgaaaatgtacCGTTTATGTCTAAAGCTAAACAAAAG atagaaaataataagCAGAATTTGCATGATTCCTTGTGCGAGGAGCTTGCATTAGAGTCTGATATTACACGGTTGACCAAGTATATTTC ATTGTTACGAAAACTCGAGATAACATCTGAGATGGATGTTAGACGGatgtttataaataaaaggTCTAGCTCAATTAATGACAAAATTCTACGTATTGAAATCGATCCAAATAATCTACATTT AGTATTTTCCACATGTGTCGATATTATACTAAAGGACACTTATgaatttgtcattttttACAA aaCTTTATTTGGATGTTTGGATGATAGTATTTCTAAAGCCACGATAGATATCATAATTGacatattaaatatcataaaaaactcttataatttcaaaagAAGAGACGATTCTAATAAtgaagataaaaataatgtcGACTATTCtagtaatatatcaaaGTTATTAGAAATATGTGAGACATATTCACAAATTGGTCTAGATTTTACATGTCTAGTTTATTCAATACTTCAATAG
- a CDS encoding protease, putative (overlaps_old_locusTagID:BBM_III01785) — MPCCIQHFLILHFIIGTVHLISTHNKCKIHTCHYLSLESDLPKHRLYKNLNLFINIPKIQAKYSYIDTLVTLKGTNLSIKSNGINTSNGETILSNHIPLSTRNRLNATYDNYYLSNTIKNIKSDSKELNKLFTSTISQFHKLGNSLYKIISSVIYRTQVVSLIISYLIYNFYLSNLYMAFPFQLIPNNLGLFNSIGLDTLASITGMLYFIKTNDWDSFIEKMTKKTTKFDPSIKKRILPVTGLLISVYVLSGHVSVFVERILHILNETGFNISPAMGRSLQVFIGHILWISIGSIILSKMLNPFFPPEGKWYSQNFKDAWMPKSFLGYMISTLLFNVVDLITTSLTYYSSNINHTLEMDDNVVTSLTDPTGNDVAAMLVGSFGPCVTAAWWEEVVYRGFVTKSLNAFLYPMTSIPISALLFSAHHLNVSNSPHLFVLGLIWELINLKYDNLIIPISIHSMWNTRVFLASIIGV; from the exons atgcCTTGTTGCATACagcattttttaattttacacttCATAATCGGCACTGTACATCTAATATCCACTCAtaacaaatgtaaaattCATACTTGTCATTATTTATCCTTAGAATCTGACCTGCCTAAGCATcgattatataaaaatctaaatttaTTCATCAATATCCCTAAAATCCAAGCTAAATATTCATACATCGACACGCTTGTAACGTTAAAAGGCaccaatttatctataaAATCGAATGGAATCAACACATCAAATGGTGaaactatattatcaaaCCATATTCCATTGTCTACAAGGAATAGATTAAATGCAACTTATGATAACTATTACTTATCAaacacaattaaaaatataaaatctGACTCCAAAGAGctgaataaattatttacatcgACCATATCGCAATTTCATAAGCTTGGGAATtcattatacaaaataattagttcAGTCATTTACAGGACTCAAGTTGTATCCTTGATCatatcatatttaatatacaactTTTACCTTTCAAATCTTTATATGGCATTCCCATTTCAATTAAtaccaaataatttaggctTATTTAATTCAATTGGGCTTGACACCTTAGCTAGTATTACCGGgatgttatattttattaaaacaaatgatTGGGATAGttttattgaaaaaatgaCCAAAAAAACAACAAAG TTTGATCCTTCTATTAAGAAAAGGATATTGCCTGTCACAGGATTGTTAATATCAGTATACGTTCTATCAGGGCATGTGTCAGTTTTCGTTGAAAGgattttacacattttaaatgaaaCTGGATTTAATATAAGTCCCGCAATGGGTCGCTCTTTGCAA GTTTTTATCGGCCATATTTTATGGATATCTATAGGATCCATTATATTAAGTAAAATGCTTAATCCATTCTTCCCCCCCGAAGGCAAATGGTACTCCCAGAACTTTAAAGATGCATGGATGCCGAAATCATTTCTAGGTTATATGATATcaacattattatttaatgtcGTGGATCTAATTACTACAAGTTTAACATACTATTCATCAAACATTAATCACACTCTAGAAATGGAT gataaTGTTGTGACATCATTAACCGATCCCACTGGAAATGATGTAGCAGCGATGCTAGTTGGATCTTTTGGTCCATGCGTAACGGCTGCTTGGTGGGAAGAAGTAGTGTATAGAGGTTTTGTAACAAAATCATTGAATGCGTTCTTGTATCCAATGACATCCATACCGATCTCGGCTCTATTATTTTCTGCGCACCATTTAAACGTATCAAATTCACCTCACCTTTTCGTTCTAGGATTAATATGGGAATTGATAAATCTTAAGTATGACAATCTCATAATTCCAATATCAATACATTCCATGTGGAATACTAGAGTATTTCTAGCAAGTATTATTGGAGTGTGA
- a CDS encoding hypothetical protein (overlaps_old_locusTagID:BBM_III01790), producing MGHSYVCQNSTPQIPIKSDISNLYTVQEPNYNRYYPNNSIYKESIRAPTLSDKLQIVHVFESFLNYPVDINKHNLRCSTDIFTLVDNKGCIALQPPSEINTHGITGVVAVYDSGYVTITESSLLRDKSKESESTELENSMAKLFYWLEPKLSNETSNGDIPEIRLINVIGKIIVLPGHIFYLEELYDYITKDFSHWNVIYDPEISPFLLIQRFRQETGCRINFIPSRNSNELAHSTDYKDVLTMDVSNGFKNELNVGFGDLSKLTCDLHSKANSIIQTTNNHHTPLFHRWPDDKLRAKWLLQDLNDQEKVRFLKSNDDFGNYSYLKCVIIVTNNNAVIHSALDAECIQESYKNIREILEFFSGTPNDRFAY from the exons ATGGGTCATAGCTATGTATGCCAGAACTCTACTCCACAAATTCCCATAAAAAGTGACATTTCTAATTTATACACTGTACAAGAGCCTAATTATAATAGATATTATCCTaataattccatttataAGGAGTCAATCCGTGCTCCCACGTTAAGTGACAAGCTTCAAATTGTGCATGTATTTGAATCCTTTTTAAACTATCCCGTTGACATTAATAAGCACAATTTAAGATGCTCTACTGATATCTTCACACTTGTTGATAATAAG GGATGCATAGCATTGCAACCACCGTCCGAGATTAATACCCACGGGATCACAGGAGTAGTTGCAGTGTATGATTCCG GTTATGTTACAATTACAGAATCATCTTTAT TACGTGATAAGTCGAAGGAATCTGAATCTACTGAACTTGAAAATTCTAtggcaaaattattttattggcTTGAACCAAAACTTTCAAATGAAACAAGTAATGGAGATATTCCAGAAATTAGActtataaatgttattgGGAAGATAATTGTTCTACCAGgacatatattttatttagaagaattatatgattatataacaaaGGATTTTTCACATTGgaatgtaatttatgaCCCAGAAATATCGCCTTTCTTACTTATACAAAGATTTCGGCAAGAAACTGGATGCAgaatcaattttatcccATCAAGAAACAGTAATGAATTGGCGCACTCAACGGACTATAAAGACGTTTTAACAATGGATGTTTCTAATGGGTTTAAAAACGAGCTAAATGTAGGATTTGGAGACCTTTCCAAATTAACTTGTGATTTGCATTCCAAAGCAAACTCTATAATTCAGACAACCAACAATCACCACACTCCCCTATTCCATAGATGGCCAG atgatAAGTTGAGGGCAAAATGGCTATTACAGGATCTGAATGATCAGGAAAAGGTACGATTTCTAAAGTCTAACGATGATTTTGGGAATTATAGTTATTTAAAGTGTGTAATAATAGTCACTAACAATAACGCGGTGATTCATAGCGCCCTTGATGCTGAATGCATTCAAGAGTcctataaaaatattaggGAAATACTGGAATTTTTTTCTGGTACTCCAAATGATAGGTTTGCTTATTGA
- a CDS encoding small GTP-binding protein domain (overlaps_old_locusTagID:BBM_III01795): MCCVAYPEPIYTQTLYLAHINFETRASILKLYYYCAFKSTCSVFAIFLIIHFIYTGNVFIPIYHLNTPRFIKMSEYDYLFKILIIGDSGVGKSSLLLRFSDDTFNDSFLSTIGVDFKIKTVNIDKKSVKLQIWDTAGQERFRTITSSYYKGAQGIIVVYDVTNKESFDNVKKWLDDIEKYAAPSVTKMLVGNKIDVEANRQVKSQTAKDYATSQNMTFIESSAKESTNVERAFLLMAESLKNSSKTTHGSGSAKKNIKVGEKIHTHKPLFGSCSEGSGSGSFNNFKSCGT; the protein is encoded by the exons ATGTGTTGTGTGGCATATCCAGAACctatatatacacaaaCACTATATTTAGcacatattaattttgaaactCGCGCATCCATTctcaaattatattattactgTGCTTTTAAGTCAACTTGTTCAGTGTTTGCGATTTTCCTCATCattcattttatatacacaGGGAATGTATTTATTCCAATATATCATCTTAATACCCCTCGTTTTATTAAGATGAGTGAATA CGATTATCTATTCAAGATATTGATCATAGGTGATAGTGGAGTCGGCAAATCTTCACTTTTACTTCGTTTTTCG GACGATACTTTCAACGATTCTTTCTTAAGTACAATAGGTGTAGATTTTAAGATTAAAACcgtaaatattgataaaaaatctGTTAAACTTCAAATT TGGGACACTGCTGGGCAGGAACGATTTAGGACCATAACATCATCGTATTATAAAGGTGCTCAGGGGATTATTGTTGTTTATGATGTTACTAACAAAGAGTCATTTGACAATGTCAAAAAATGGTTAGATGACATTGAAAA ATATGCTGCTCCCAGTGTCACCAAAATGCTTGTTGGCAACAAGATTGACGTAGAAGCCAATCGCCAAGTTAAATCTCAAACGGCAAAAGATTATGCAACCAGTCAAAATATGACCTTTATTGAATCATCTGCCAAAGAATCTACTAATGTGGAAAGG GCTTTCCTCTTAATGGCTGAATCATTGAAGAATTCATCTAAGACAACACACGGTTCAGGTTCAGCTAAGAAGAATATTAAAGTTGGTGAAAAAATTCACACACATAAGCCTTTATTTGGAAG tTGTTCTGAAGGTTCAGGGTCTGGttcatttaataattttaaatcgTGCGGTACATGA
- a CDS encoding hypothetical protein (overlaps_old_locusTagID:BBM_III01795), with protein sequence MDARVSKLICAKYSVCVYIGSGYATQHMGMGYEMVNDVDNSTVKSFDHCKCSATISKLVKNDKRISRKGKYKARMSDKTLSHETDHSDHNLSDIFRRIKIGNYVKCNSRILMLDSDVSFFAFIRSINIYDVESVLLFDNKSNDILGQINNFDILLFLIFLHRNSVESNSGIPPPWNITLSNWIDIKPPNKIHKIDSNTSFLDISQLMINESLESIYIWSSTRNYYVSNISHLYILDFLIQNMKGTIFNHNKPIKDLHIGSFDDIITLCPNTSYIQAIETLINFNIYLAPIMDYGKFYGLFSRKTAVKYLIKSLDDRTPLDFDIGLKHLIDRHKFVDSKNMLPGVSKSINDTSVFVVDDVNISLLRAISLLAKNYANKLVLVDPITFKLGGIVTLTDIITILTTTY encoded by the exons ATGGATGCGCGagtttcaaaattaatatgtgCTAAATATAGTGtttgtgtatatatagGTTCTGGATATGCCACACAACACATGGGTATGGGTTATGAAATGGTTAATGATGTTGACAATTCCACTGTAAAATCATTCGATCATTGCAAATGTAGCGCCACtatttctaaattagttaaaaatgataagCGGATATCCAGAAAAGGCAAATATAAGGCCAGGATGTCTGATAAAACTTTATCGCATGAAACAGATCATTCTGACCATAATTTAAGTGATATATTCAGAAGGATTAAAATAGGAAATTACGTTAAATGCAATTCAAGG ATTTTAATGTTAGATTCCGATGTATCTTTTTTTGCTTTCATCCGTTCTATCAACATTTACG ACGTTGAATCAGTTCTACTATTTGATAACAAATCGAATGATATTCTAGgacaaataaataattttgatattctTTTATTTCTCATATTTTTGCATCGGAACAGCGTTGAATCAAATAGTGGGATTCCTCCTCCTTGGAATATTACGTTATCTAACTGGATAG ACATTAAACCTCCGAATAAAATCCACAAAATAGATTCTAATACTTCATTCCTTGATATATCTCAATTGATGATTAACGAATCACTTGAATCTATTTATATTTGGTCTTCCACAAGAAATTATTACGTTTCTAACATATCTCACCTTTACATTctagattttttaattcaaAAT ATGAAAGGGACTATTTTCAATCACAACAAACCAATAAAGGATTTACATATCGGCTCGTTTGATGACATTATAACATTATGCCCCAACACTTCTTATATACAAGCAATCGAAACgctaattaattttaacatttatttggCTCCAATAATGGACTATGGCAAATTCTATGGCTTATTTTCCAGAAAAACGGCTGTAAAATACTTGATTAAATCACTAGATGATAGG ACACCATTGGACTTTGATATTGGATTAAAGCATTTAATTGACAGGCATAAATTTGTAGATAGTAAAAACATGTTGCCAGGAGTATCAAAAAGTATAAATGATACATCGGTATTCGTGGTTGATGATGTTAATATATCACTACTACGAGCAATATCACTTTTAGCTAAAAATTACGCGAATAAATTGGTGCTTGTAGATCCTATCAC ATTTAAACTTGGTGGGATCGTAACACTAACCGATATCATCACTATCCTAACAACAACATATTAA
- a CDS encoding fructose-bisphosphate aldolase, class I (overlaps_old_locusTagID:BBM_III01800) has translation MSPHITKCELSNDSVKNLIDCTKLIMSDGKGILAADESTGTIKKRFDMINLENTEENRVKYRNLLFTTPLYNQYISGAILFEETLFQNDPNGKPFVEILKENKIIIGIKVDTGLELIPNTDEYFTKGLDTLSTRCKKYYEAGARFAKWRSVISIDLKTSKPSMLSINTVCDGLAKYASVCQANGLVPIVEPEILADGDHSIETCAIVTEKVLSVLFKSLYDHGVVLEGTILKINMVTPGFDSKNKSSSQEIAYFTTKALLRTVPPALGGIVFLSGGQSEADATVNLNSINRLGSFPWKLSFSYGRALQASCIKTWAGKTDNVSKAQQVFLQRAKENSMACLGEFNDSEVEDASKDTLFEKRYVY, from the exons ATGAGCCCACATATAACAAAG TGCGAACTATCAAATGATTCTGTTAAGAATTTAATTGATTGCACTAAATTGATTATGTCCGATGGCAAGGGTATACTTGCTGCTGACGAATCCACTGGTACAATTAAGAAGAGGTTTGacatgataaatttggaaaatacAGAGGAAAATCGCGTTAAGTATAGAAATTTACTTTTTACAACACctttatataatcaatacaTTTCCGGTGCAATACTGTTTGAAGAGACTCTCTTCCAGAATGATCCCAATGGAAAACCATTTGTCGAAATACTCAAAGAgaacaaaattataattggcATCAAAGTGGATACCGGATTGGAGTTAATTCCTAATACCGATGAATACTTTACCAAAGGGTTGGACACCTTGTCTACTCGCTGCAAAAAGTACTATGAAGCTGGAGCTAGATTTGCCAAATGGAGATCAGTAATCTCGATAGATCTCAAAACGTCCAAACCTTCAATGCTATCAATAAATACTGTTTGTGATGGTTTAGCTAAATATGCAAGTGTTTGCCAAGCAAATGGCCTCGTTCCCATTGTAGAACCGGAAATTCTCGCAGACGGCGATCACTCAATTGAAACATGTGCTATTGTTACAGAGAAAGTCCTATCAGTGCTATTTAAGTCCCTTTATGACCATGGAGTGGTATTGGAAGGGACAATACTCAAAATCAATATGGTTACTCCTGGGTTTGATTCTAAAAATAAAAGCTCATCTCAGGAAATAGCCTACTTTACCACTAAGGCATTGTTACGTACGGTACCGCCTGCTCTAGGTGGTATTGTATTCCTTTCTGGAGGCCAATCAGAAGCAGATGCTACGGTGAATTTGAATTCGATAAACAGATTAGGATCGTTCCCATGGAAGTTATCTTTCTCCTACGGCAGGGCATTACAAGCATCATGTATTAAGACTTGGGCCGGCAAGACTGATAATGTGTCTAAGGCTCAACaagtatttttacaaaGAGCCAAGGAAAATAGCATGGCGTGCCTAGGCGAATTTAATGATTCTGAAGTTGAAGATGCATCAAAAGACACATTATTTGAGAAAAGATACGTCTACTAA